A section of the Sphaerodactylus townsendi isolate TG3544 linkage group LG11, MPM_Stown_v2.3, whole genome shotgun sequence genome encodes:
- the LOC125441115 gene encoding LOW QUALITY PROTEIN: probable E3 ubiquitin-protein ligase DTX2 (The sequence of the model RefSeq protein was modified relative to this genomic sequence to represent the inferred CDS: inserted 4 bases in 3 codons), translating to MTRPSRVSEALAGVSSSPEEVVKRYFQELKTPPADEDCIICMEKLTTPSGYSDACDCKTIKPKSVGRLARCGHAFHLLCVLAMYTSGNKDGSLQCPSCKAIYGEKTGTQPSGRMDXSKLPDSLPGNEDCGSIQIKRITSAAHSGVEHPNPACRIMLXGLPRCYLSDNQKEKVLESSRWLEEALPIFATIGXPSTTGESNTVVWNEIHHKTEMSSNASGHGYPDPNYLDNVLAELAAQGVTEDCLRS from the exons ATGACGAGGCCCAGCAGAGTGAGCGAAGCTCTTGCAGGTGTCTCCAGCAGCCCTGAAGAGGTGGTGAAAAGGTACTTCCAGGAGCTGAAAACGCCCCCTGCTGATGAGGACTGCATCATTTGCATGGAAAAACTGACCACCCCTTCAGGCTACAGCGATGCATGCGACTGCAAGACAATCAAGCCCAAGAGCGTGGGGAGACTGGCCAGGTGTGGCCATGCTTTCCACCTGCTTTGCGTGCTAGCCATGTACACCAGTGGGAACAAGGACGGCAGCCTCCAGTGCCCATCTTGTAAAGCCATCTACGGCGAGAAGACGGGCACTCAGCCCAGCGGGAGGATGG GTTCTAAACTCCCAGACTCCCTTCCGGGCAACGAGGACTGTGGTTCGATACAGATTAAGCGCATCACATCAGCAGCGCATTCAGGGGTCGAGCATCCAAACCCGGCATGCCGCATAATGTT AGGGCTTCCACGTTGCTACCTGTCGGATAACCAAAAGGAAAAGGTGCTGGAGTCCTCCAGGTGGCTTGAAGAGGCTCTTCCGATCTTCGCTACCATCG CGCCCAGCACGACGGGAGAGAGCAACACTGTGGTGTGGAACGAGATCCACCACAAGACAGAGATGTCCTCCAACGCCTCAGGCCACGGCTACCCGGACCCCAACTACCTGGACAACGTGCTGGCTGAGCTTGCGGCTCAGGGAGTCACAGAGGACTGTTTGAGATCCTGA